The following is a genomic window from Nitrospira sp..
AACTAAGAGGTAAACAACGGGCTTCTTATCTTGCTCATCCCCTTCCAGTTCCTCTTCGTCTATAAGCTCTAAACCTTGGATGCGCTGGATGGCAGCGATGAATTGTTGAATCGATCCACGCACATCGAATACGAGCAATCGCTCAGGGGCCAAGGCACTTGGATCGCTTCGAAGCTCAAGGCCGTCTCGATCCCGCGAGAGGACAGACGTTAGACGCTCAAACTTAGGGCCGAATAATGACCGTTGATGATCTACGGTGAAAGGTTCAGGCCTTGGAGGATTTCTTTGATGGCCTGGTGCCCGTGGCTGAAGATCGCTGATGCCTAGCCGAAGGAGTGGTTTGTCTGGATCGAACGGCATTGGTTACCTCTGGCTTCACACGAGTAACCCATAAATCAAGCTCTGTGCTGATGGCGGAGTCAATTCCAACTTCGCCTAGCCCCAGGATTTGACGACGGCGAATGTTCAGACAAAAATCACGCGCTTCGGCATAGGACATTGCTCCTAATCGCCCAGCTAAAGCGTTTGTCGAAATCCTTGGCTTGTCTGGCCAAGGCTCGATGATCTTGTCGAGGAAAGCGGAAATTTCGTTTTTCTCGGGCGCTGGAAATGCGAGCCTTAATTGAAAGCGACGCCACACGGCACGATCTAAGAGCTCTGCATGATTGGTAGCAGCTATGGTCAGCACATAACTAGGCAGCTGATCGATTTGCATTAAAAGAAAAGAAACGACTCGCTTAATCTCGCCGGTCTCGTGTGTATCGCCTCGCTCTTTACCAATGGAATCAAATTCATCAAAGAACAATACACAAGGCTGAGTTCGTACATAATCAAACAGCTTGCGTAGGCGAACATTTGTTTCTCCGAGATAACTTCCGACAAGTGCATCATATCGAACAACGAAAAATGGAAGTGCGAGTGCTTCGGCAATGGCTTCCGCATACGATGTCTTCCCGTTACCTGGAGGTCCAGATAGCAAGACTTTGTGCCGTGGTTCATACCCATTCGCTCTCAATACGTCTGCCCGTAGATGTTCTTCAACGAGCTGCTTGCCTTCTGCACGCGCAGGTAGTGTTAACACTAAATCCTCAAATCTAATACGAGGGATTATTTCAAGGATTGCATCGCGGCCATTGCTATGAGCTTGCTGTGTATTTGAGAAGATTTGTGGCGTAACTGAAACTGTTTGAAGTGCCTTTTGAAGACGGTCAGCTAGGCTATGATGGCTCTTTGCCCGCTCATCTGCCATGAGCGCCTCGACAGTTGAGCGGAGCATAAACTTATCACCTGCAGCACCCGCTCGAACAAGTGAAAGGAGAAGATCACTTTTAGCCATAATTTATGTCTTACCAAACAGGGGTGCCCAACTGCTACATGCGAGGAAGAATACGCTTTTCTCGTTAATTTTGAAAGAATGGAAGGGAGGATGGGTAGCCGTACAAGAATATGCCGCCTACGATGCGACGAGTAGACCGCTGATGGAAGATTTCACCAAGTGCCGCGCCTGCCATACGCCAGTGGCTCAGAAGGACTTCGTGCATCGATATGACGAATATTTTCAGACCAGAGGACGGATGTAGATTTCACCGCGGGAGCTGCCTCCGCGCAGCTCCCGCTGCTGCTACGGCATTCTTTGCCGGTGAAACAGCACTCTCTGCCTCACTCCTTCAACCACTGACATATCCTGCCTATCCCCTTTTGTCCTACATAACAGTCCGCTGGAATGAGGGGTTAGAAGGCATTCTATACAATTCAAAGCTCTGCATCCGCGGTGAACTCAAAGATTGTTACCGGCGTGGTTGCTGGCATGAACCTAACCGTGAAGCCAAACTCAGACTTTTCCGTGACCTCAGCTTGCACGCCTTCAGGAAGGCTTTGGAACTCTAGTTGAGGCGGGATACGCATTGGTGCTGAAAACAACACCCGAAATGTGTTTGTACCGAGTACCAGAATCAAGGGCCTACTCGGGAGATTCTCCGGCACTGCAACCTTAATGAGGTTCTTACTCAGAATATCCAGGACCTCTGAGGCTAGTCTTGCTTTTTCTTCGTGGTTGCCAGATGCGCGCAGCCTGTCCCAAACATCTGATGCTCGCTTCATCCCCTGGTACTGGGCCAATACTGCTGTAAGTGCCTCGTCTCTTTTGCCCGCTGCCGCAAGGGTGCTCTCGTATCTTGCCAGAGAGCTAAGGGTTGCAGTGACATCTGGCATTTGCTTCAGAGCCTGTTCAGTGTTCTTTTCAATACGACCAAGTTGCGCATCTGAGTCTGACCTTGCCTTGAGGCTGTCATAGCCGCCAACAGCCAACACGATGCCCGAAACTATCGGCAGCACAACCGTGACAAAAAACGCAACGGGATAGTTCTGAAATACGTCCATTAGCGACATTGCCTTCTAATGTTTGAAGCAACCGGTAGCCGGTGCCCGAAGGGCAGAAGTGACCAGCAAGCGTAGCTTGCAGGCGGTTCGGTTGACCGAAAGATTATGCGACATCCCACGATGTTCTCACTTCAAGCGGGCCCTGCTTGAGCGAAAGAATATCATCGAGAGCCATGATTGTCCGAAAAAGGCATCGACGAGCCTCATGCCGGGTTACCTCGGCATGAACACCTTTATTAACTAAGCTTCCTAGTTTTTCGAGCTGCTCACCAAGAAGAGCTGTAGATGCGCAGATCATGTCAAGGCTGGTATTACTGATGCGCTCCTTATCGGCGAAGGCGAGAAGGCGGTTGCGATAATGCGTCGACCCGAGTGGGCGCCCGTCAGGGGTCGGATCGGTTGGTGGAAAGATCGCATCCGCCACGTACTCAATTACCCGTCGACAGGAGGCTGCGACTTGGGCGTAATCCTCCGGAACCTCTGCTCGATCATAGGTACGAATTGCAGACCAAAGCTTGTTTCCAAGCTCAGGGGCCACATCAGAGAATCGCGTGATGACTTGGTCGGCCATGGTTCCGAGTTCGTCAGAAAGAACCGCTCCCAATTCAGCTACCCGCCGGGCATGTTGATAGTCATGATACTTATCGAAGACCGAGAACTTGCCGTTGAGAGACTCAAATTCGACACAAGAAAAGCCAATTCCCGAAAGCTCCTCAATGTGCCCCTCGTCTTTTGAGTCGTCGCAAAGGCCATCCCAGAATAGATGAATTTTGCGCCCAACGATTCGGTAACTTGCGACCATCGCATTGGCATATGCGACCCAGTGGACCGGACAGGTGTCGTCGATTTGAAGCGCACCCAGATACCACGGATAGGTCTTAAGAGCCTCGTCAATTTCCCTTCCATCGCGGAATGAGATGCTCTCGAACAGAAGTACAAATACATTTCCCTTCAACAGCTTCTCGACTGACTCCTGAGTGAATGTCATCCAAATGTGACTACCAGGGTCTAGCAGCGTCTGAATCGCTGAGAGAAATCGCTCCTTATTGAAGTGGTGAACTTCCACAGACTCAGTCTTCTCTCTATCCATCGTTTGCATGGCGAGAAGAATGTCACCTTGAAAGACCTTCGTATGAAGATCTATGGTCCTGGACTTAAGAATCGCACCAAATAGTGCACGCCGAACGGGTAAGCCGTAGTAGCACCCAAGGTCTTTGTGGTCTGCGTCAAAGTGGAAAGCGATCTTCATCGAAGAGAACCCGTACATTGCACATAACAGTGCTCAGGACAATCAGCCGACACACCAATTCCGTTCGTATACCACGCTCCAATTGTTCATAAACCATAAGCCATGACAGTTGCCTTTTCAATTGGTTGAGGCATCGAGGCTATTTATCACTGGTTCGTCTGCAGATCGGTATCACACTAGCCCTTACATCTTCGTGCAGACTGCTAGCATCGATCATTGCATCCAATCGGCGCTCGATTGACGTAGATCGGAAAGGGTTGGTACATACAATCCTATCGAATAGGTGATCCGCTCATCGTGAGGCCGTTATGCCGATAGACGAAATTGAGAAAAAAGTCAGCGACCGTTATGCCAAAGCTGCCAGCACGGGCGAGCAGATGTGCTGCCCGACCAGCTATGACATGGCGAATCTCAAATCCTTCATCCCTGAAGAGGTGCTCAAGATTTCGTATGGGTGCGGGACTCCGGCCGGGCTGAATACCGTGAGCGCCGGTGAAACGGTGCTCGATATCGGTTCGGGGGGCGGCATCGATTGTTTTGAAGCCTCGCGTCTTGTCGGTCCCGCCGGACAGGTCATCGGCATCGACATGACCGATACGATGCTGGAGATCGCGCGGAAGAATGCCGTGATTGTCGCAACCAATCTGGGATACCCCGCGTCGAATGTTGAGTTTCGCAAAGGGATGGCCGACGCCATGCCGGTCGCCGACAACCTGATCGATCTGATCATTTCAAACTGCGTGATCAACTTGGCTCCAGACAAGCGGAAGGTCTTTCGCGAGATGTTCCGCGTAGCGAAGCCGGGAGGCCGGTTTACCATCTCCGATATTGTGGCGGATCAAGTGGTGCCGCAATACCTCGTCCATGATGCGGAGAAATGGGGCGACTGTTTATCCGGCGCGCTGACGCTGACCGACTACATGGCCGGAATGACCGACGCCGGCTTTGTCGGCCTGCATCTGATCAAGTCGTCTCCCTGGCAACAGATCGACGGTATTCACTTTTTCTCCGTCACCCTCACCGGCTATAAACTTCCGGCCGAGGCTCCAATACGCCCCGCCCGCTACGCCACCTTGCGCGGCCCCTTCAGCCGAGTGATCGATGAGCGCGGCACCACCTATATGCGCGGCATTCCGCAACCGCTCACGCCGGACCTCGCGCTGCTGCTGAGTCAGCCGCCCTTCGCAGCGCTGTTCATGTTCTCCGATGCGCCACAGTGGCTCAATCGGGACAATCCGCGATGGACAGCCGTCTTTCCCGAGCAGATTCCCTGCACATGGAAAGGCGACTACGCGCTGCTGGCCGGCCCGTTTCTAGAAGCGCACGATGACGACGCCCACATCTATCGGCGCGGCGAGCCGCTGGAAGTCTGCTCCAAGACGCTGGCCGTCCTTCAAACAGAAGGCTACGCGCCACACTTTGCCATCCTGAATCGCGCGAGCCAGCCGGTGGACGGCGATGCGGTGGACTGCGCGCCCAACGGTAGCTGCTGCTAAATGAGCCGCGCCTCGCTCACGTTAGCCAGCCGTCACAACCCGCTCGCGTCATCGTCGGAACAACTTCGCGTTCTCAATGAGACAACTCGGCTCGTTCCCTTCGACGCCCGTCTTGCCCAGACAGGCTTGTCTCCACTCCAGGCCTCCGGCATCACGGTCTTCCAAATCAACGTCGGCAAGCTGTGCAACCAAACCTGCCGCCATTGCCACGTGGACGCTGGACCGGACCGGACCGAGAGCATGTCGCGAGAAACAGCAGAGCTGTGCATTGCCGCCTTGGCGCGGACCGATATCCCCACCGTCGATATCACCGGCGGGGCGCCTGAACTGAATCCGAATTTCCGCTGGCTGGTCGAGCAGGCGCGCGCGCTGGGACGCCATGTTATGGACCGGTGCAATCTGTCGATCTTGCACATCCCCTCGCAGTCGGATCTCGCAGAGTTTCTCGCCGCGCACGGCGTCGAGATTGTCGCCTCGCTGCCCTATTACCGCGCCAGCCAGACCGACGCGCAGCGCGGCGACGGCATCTTTGAACGATCCATCGAAGGGCTCCGGCTCTTGAACCGGCTCGGCTATGGACGGGCGGAAAGCGGACTGTTACTCAATCTGGTGCATAATCCGGTCGGCGCATTTCTCCCGCCGAAGCAGGAGGCGATTGAGGTTCAATTCAGGAAAGAGCTTCGTGAGCGGCATGGAGTGGAGTTCAATCACCTCTACACCATCACCAACATGCCGATAAGCCGGTTCCTTCAATTCCTGCTGGAAAGCGGCAACTATGACGGCTACATGGAACGGCTGGCCAATGCCTTTAATCCGGCTGCGGCGGCCGGGGTGATGTGCCGTTATACGCTCTCGGTCAGTTGGGACGGCGGGCTGTACGATTGCGACTTCAATCAGATGCTGGACCTGCCCGTCGGGTATGGCGCCCCCACGCACATTCGCGACTTCGATCCGGCACTTCTCAATCGACGGCGGATCGTCACCCGCAATCATTGCTATGGCTGCACGGCCGGAGCCGGCTCCTCGTGCGGTGGGGCTGTCGCGGAATAGCTGCGGCCATAGAGAGGACCTTCCGCCAGCGCCGCCACCCAACCTCCTGCCCGACGGTTGCGTCGCACGATCCACTCTGCTAGTGTGACTCAAGTTTATGACGGTTCACGATTCTCCAAAGTAGACATGGTCTGGAACCCCAACGATCCCTGGAATAAGAAGAACGACAAGCTCGACGATGCGTTGAAACAGGCGCAGTCGCAGCTGCATGGGCTGCTTCCGTCCGGCGGCATGAAAAGCTTGCTGCTTGTCGGACTCCTGGTCTTTGTCGCCTGGCAAAGCGCGTTTATTGTCGCACCTGACGAAGAGGGCGTCGTCAAACGTTTCGGCATTCCCGTTCGAACGGTGGGACCCGGCCCTCACGGGAAGATCCCCCTGATCGAATCGGTCATGCAGCCGAAGGTTGAAAAGCTCCATCGCGTGGAAGTCGGCTTCCGAACCGACCGGCAGGGACGCCAGCAGATGCTCCCTCAGGAAGCGTTGATGCTGACCGGCGATATGAATATTCTCGCGATCGAATTTATCGTGCAGTACAAGATTAAGGAGTCTGCAAACTATCTCTTCAATGTCGCGGACATTCACGACACCATCGGCAAAGCGGCCGAAGCCTCAATGCGCGAAGTCGTCGGCAAAAGCAAGATCGATGAGGTCCTCACCACCGGCAAAGCACAGATCCAGCAAGACACCTTGACGTTATTGCAAACCATCCTGGATCAATATCAGGCGGGGGTGCAGATTGCGGCGATTCAGCTCCAGGATGTGGATCCGCCGGAAGCGGTGGCCGCCGCATTTAAGGATGTGACGAATGCCAAGGAAGACCGCGAGAAGCTGATCAATCAGTCGCAAAGCTATCGCAACGACATTCTCCCCAAGGCAAAAGGCGAAGCGGCGCAGATGGTGAATCAGGCGAAGGGCTATGCGCAGGCACGACTGAATCGCGCGCAGGGAGAGGCCAACCGCTTCGTTGCCACGCTCAAAGAGTATAACCAAGCAAAAGATATCATCAGCAAGCGGCTCTATATCGAAACGATGGAAGAGATCCTGCCCAACATCGATAAAGTCATCATCGACGGCAAAGGCGGCGAGCGCGTCTTGCCCTATCTCCCGCTCGATCGCATGAAAGCCAGAACCGCCCCAGCTGCCGAGGAGCAAAAACCGTGAGCATGCAAGGGCTGATTATCGCCGTGATCGCCGTGATTGTCGGCCTTTTCGTACTGGGCGCCTCGCCACTCTTTGTCGTCGATATTACTCAGAACGCGATCGTGGTGCAGCTCGGCAAGCCGGTCCGCAATCTCACCGAACCAGGGCTCTATACAAAAATCCCGTTCTTTGAAGAAGTGACCTACTTCGACAAGCGCCTTCTGGATTACGACTCCAATGCGCAGGATGTTATTACCC
Proteins encoded in this region:
- a CDS encoding hypothetical protein (Evidence 4 : Unknown function but conserved in other organisms; MaGe:77309834), producing the protein MDVFQNYPVAFFVTVVLPIVSGIVLAVGGYDSLKARSDSDAQLGRIEKNTEQALKQMPDVTATLSSLARYESTLAAAGKRDEALTAVLAQYQGMKRASDVWDRLRASGNHEEKARLASEVLDILSKNLIKVAVPENLPSRPLILVLGTNTFRVLFSAPMRIPPQLEFQSLPEGVQAEVTEKSEFGFTVRFMPATTPVTIFEFTADAEL
- a CDS encoding hypothetical protein (Evidence 4 : Unknown function but conserved in other organisms; MaGe:77309835); the protein is MYGFSSMKIAFHFDADHKDLGCYYGLPVRRALFGAILKSRTIDLHTKVFQGDILLAMQTMDREKTESVEVHHFNKERFLSAIQTLLDPGSHIWMTFTQESVEKLLKGNVFVLLFESISFRDGREIDEALKTYPWYLGALQIDDTCPVHWVAYANAMVASYRIVGRKIHLFWDGLCDDSKDEGHIEELSGIGFSCVEFESLNGKFSVFDKYHDYQHARRVAELGAVLSDELGTMADQVITRFSDVAPELGNKLWSAIRTYDRAEVPEDYAQVAASCRRVIEYVADAIFPPTDPTPDGRPLGSTHYRNRLLAFADKERISNTSLDMICASTALLGEQLEKLGSLVNKGVHAEVTRHEARRCLFRTIMALDDILSLKQGPLEVRTSWDVA
- a CDS encoding hypothetical protein (Evidence 4 : Unknown function but conserved in other organisms; MaGe:77309837), with the translated sequence MSRASLTLASRHNPLASSSEQLRVLNETTRLVPFDARLAQTGLSPLQASGITVFQINVGKLCNQTCRHCHVDAGPDRTESMSRETAELCIAALARTDIPTVDITGGAPELNPNFRWLVEQARALGRHVMDRCNLSILHIPSQSDLAEFLAAHGVEIVASLPYYRASQTDAQRGDGIFERSIEGLRLLNRLGYGRAESGLLLNLVHNPVGAFLPPKQEAIEVQFRKELRERHGVEFNHLYTITNMPISRFLQFLLESGNYDGYMERLANAFNPAAAAGVMCRYTLSVSWDGGLYDCDFNQMLDLPVGYGAPTHIRDFDPALLNRRRIVTRNHCYGCTAGAGSSCGGAVAE
- a CDS encoding Methyltransferase domain-containing protein (MaGe:77309836) translates to MPIDEIEKKVSDRYAKAASTGEQMCCPTSYDMANLKSFIPEEVLKISYGCGTPAGLNTVSAGETVLDIGSGGGIDCFEASRLVGPAGQVIGIDMTDTMLEIARKNAVIVATNLGYPASNVEFRKGMADAMPVADNLIDLIISNCVINLAPDKRKVFREMFRVAKPGGRFTISDIVADQVVPQYLVHDAEKWGDCLSGALTLTDYMAGMTDAGFVGLHLIKSSPWQQIDGIHFFSVTLTGYKLPAEAPIRPARYATLRGPFSRVIDERGTTYMRGIPQPLTPDLALLLSQPPFAALFMFSDAPQWLNRDNPRWTAVFPEQIPCTWKGDYALLAGPFLEAHDDDAHIYRRGEPLEVCSKTLAVLQTEGYAPHFAILNRASQPVDGDAVDCAPNGSCC
- a CDS encoding hypothetical protein (Evidence 5 : Unknown function; MaGe:77309833), translated to MKEWKGGWVAVQEYAAYDATSRPLMEDFTKCRACHTPVAQKDFVHRYDEYFQTRGRM
- a CDS encoding HflK protein (MaGe:77309838); protein product: MVWNPNDPWNKKNDKLDDALKQAQSQLHGLLPSGGMKSLLLVGLLVFVAWQSAFIVAPDEEGVVKRFGIPVRTVGPGPHGKIPLIESVMQPKVEKLHRVEVGFRTDRQGRQQMLPQEALMLTGDMNILAIEFIVQYKIKESANYLFNVADIHDTIGKAAEASMREVVGKSKIDEVLTTGKAQIQQDTLTLLQTILDQYQAGVQIAAIQLQDVDPPEAVAAAFKDVTNAKEDREKLINQSQSYRNDILPKAKGEAAQMVNQAKGYAQARLNRAQGEANRFVATLKEYNQAKDIISKRLYIETMEEILPNIDKVIIDGKGGERVLPYLPLDRMKARTAPAAEEQKP
- a CDS encoding AAA family ATPase (MaGe:77309832) — encoded protein: MLRSTVEALMADERAKSHHSLADRLQKALQTVSVTPQIFSNTQQAHSNGRDAILEIIPRIRFEDLVLTLPARAEGKQLVEEHLRADVLRANGYEPRHKVLLSGPPGNGKTSYAEAIAEALALPFFVVRYDALVGSYLGETNVRLRKLFDYVRTQPCVLFFDEFDSIGKERGDTHETGEIKRVVSFLLMQIDQLPSYVLTIAATNHAELLDRAVWRRFQLRLAFPAPEKNEISAFLDKIIEPWPDKPRISTNALAGRLGAMSYAEARDFCLNIRRRQILGLGEVGIDSAISTELDLWVTRVKPEVTNAVRSRQTTPSARHQRSSATGTRPSKKSSKA